The Euphorbia lathyris chromosome 4, ddEupLath1.1, whole genome shotgun sequence genomic interval AGTTCAATAAAATCTCTAACTTCatatttgatttcaataaatcaattcaggaatttgaatccAAAAATTCCAATCTTTCCATTTTATTGTTGATTTCTCAAAGTAAActcataaagaaaatgaaaggcACAGAACAATCAGTTTCTATGCTTAATTAGGTCAATCAAAGCATTGAAATCAGAGAAAGAAGATCCACCAATTTCAACTGCTTCTCTTGCCATCATTCCTAACTTTCTAGCTCTGCTTCTCATTTCCTCAGCCTCTTCACCTTCCATAATTCTTCTTATTGCCTTCTCTATAGCTTCACTTTTAATCTCATCTCCATGAAATTTAACCCAATGTTTGACTCCAACTTCAATCCCAATCTTCAAAACATGAGTAACCAATTTCTCATTATAAAATTGTTCAGCCGCAACAGGCCATGTTACCATTGGTTTCCCTGCTGTTACACCTTCTAGCGTCGAGTTCCATCCGCAATGACTCACAAATCCCCCAATTGCCTCATGTTCAAGTATCAACACTTGGGGCGCCCATCCTCTTATTATCAATCCCTTCCCTTCCATGCGGTCTTCGAATCCTCGAGGCAGCCATTCGTCTTCCTCGCCTTCGCGGCGTTCTCCCTTCTTTTCTCGCCTCACCACCCAAATAAACTGCTGTCCTGAAGCTTCAAGAGCTACTGCAATTCCCTTCAGCTGTGCTGCAGTGAAATTGGTTACGGTTCCAAAGCATATGTAGACAACAGAAGCAGGTTTCTTCGAATCGAGCCATTTCAAGCATTCGTGTTCGTTAATCCATGCTTCGTTTCCTCTCCGTGCTTTATCTTCAATAGCCCTGTTGCATAACGAAACCGGGCCTATATGCCAAGCTCTTCTCCCCAATTCTTTCCTGTAGAAATCAGCATAGTCCGATTCAAGCTCGTAAAAGCTGTTGACAATAACTCCAAAGCTCTTCAACTCGGATTCTTTTGATCCTTTCATCAACCTGGTAAGCGCGGTATCCGCCTGATCTTGCCTCAAATGATCAGGAAGTTGGTTTCTTGTAAGCTTAATCTCCCCAGGAAGACCTGGGATGATAAAAGGTTCAGAATCTGATGAGACTTTCTTGGTGGTTCATACAGCCTTACGCATTCAGCAGCACACAGAGAAAAGAAGCTAATGCCATGAAACACAATCCTCGGAATCCCGAACTTAGAGGCAGCATCAGTAGCCCAAGGAAAGAACATGTCTGCAACTAAACAATCCGGGTGGCATTCTTGAAGTAACTTCTCAAGTTGTTCTTGAAGCATAGTTGTGGCAACTACAAATTTATCTAGCATTTCCCTGCCATTTGAGACAACAAAATCCAAGTTTTCGCATCCTTCTGGCAATCCAGCCTCGGCGGAAGGGAATTTGAGGATTCGAATATCGATTTGGAAGCCGAGATTGTTGGTTGTTCGGATTGATTTGGAGATGGAAGGTGCATTGAGAGGAGTGGTGATGATGGTAGTCTTTGCACCTCGAGATGCAAATAACTTGGCCATATCTACAGTTGGTATGGTATGGCCATGAGccatgaaagggaagaaaaagatATGAAGTTGATTATCAAAACTACCCATTACAGGAAACAAAATGCAGATGAAGAAGCAGAGATTTCTTAGGTTTGCTTGTTTTTGAGTGATGCAGAATGCAGATGAATCTTGTGTTATATATACAGACCAGAAATGTGTGGATATGCATATGTGTTAGAAATAGGAAACAAAACTCGATACTTCATTGTGTTGTGTTAAATGGAAAATTCCAGCGCAGACTGGAAACTTGTAATACGTGTTTGCAATTCGTCatccttctttttttctttttctttttcctgaaAAAATAAGTATCCTTAAGTTTTTGATACTTCCGATAATTTGCTCATTATGATTATGATTTTCCAATTCTGACATTAAATACATCAAATTTTCAATAGTTATAAACATctaaatgagttaatttttgCATGGAGTACAAAGACTATAGAACGGGAGAAATTTAGTGTAGGCACGCAGCTAAAATTGTGTAACTCTCAATGAGTATTATTAAACGTAAAAGCTATTAATATAGCTGTACAGATTTAAAACTTAAACATAATATCTTTCCAATATCCTAATAGACCGAATGTTAACAATAATATCTTATTAGCCCCGTCCAAGTTAAAGGTGGGTGAAGCTTTAACTTGTCACGAAAAAGATGAAAGCGAGACTTGGAGAGCGGCTTAGTGAATATGTCAGTGATTTGGTCAAAGGTAGAAAGATAGGAAACTCTGAGCTATTTCTTAGCAACCTTGTCACTGACAAAGTGAAAATCAAGCTCCAAATGTTTTGACCGTACCATGAAAGATTGGATTCGGTGTGAGATAGGTAGCATCGAGATTGTCACACCAAATGGTATAGGTGTTGAAGTGACAAGGTATCCAATTTCAGACATTAGCATTTTAAGCCAAATGATTTCAGAAGAAAGTGCTGCCAAGGCTCGATATTCAGCTTCTGTGGAAGAGCGAGATAAAGTGTTGGAGATTTAAGGGAAATGCCCTTTTTAGTCATTTACCATTTCTCACTCTTGTAACTTTATGTATCCCACATAGGAAACTTGTGAGGAAGTTGAAAGGTTTATATTGGGTTGGGCTTTATGTGATATTAAATTGTGTTAAAGTGGGTTTTACAAAAAACACCACACGCTGTTGTAGAGACACCTTTAGAGTCATGAACAAGAAGATCATGGATGCATTTGTGCTGGTGGAGAGACAAAGTCTAAGAACCCCAATAAGCCTCAATGCCAAAGAAATAAGGCAATTTCCCTAGATCACGGATTGCAAATTTTGTTTTGTCATCAAGTCAACATAACACCATTTATTATGTCATCAAGTTAACATGTCATATCATCAAGTCAACATGTTATGTCAAGGTTAACGATTCATTATTCATATTATCAAAGTCAAAAAAATGTAACATACCATGTTATTTAAGACTAACACCGTTAGttgaatttcttttctttactAACAGTGTAAAGCACATAATTGTTTTTACAACAAATAGAACACCACATTGTTCTACTTGCAAATTTATGAACCCAtgtgtttttttagtattttttttctaaatattatatatcacattaaaaaaatattttggtaTTCTATACAAATTTTGGTTGAACTAATAACCAAAccaaaaatatcataaaatactAATTGATATCGaactgaaaatataaaatagccGAACTAAGATATAATATCGGTTCGGTTTTCAGTTATCCCGAAGTTTGCTCACCCATAATAAGAAGGAGAAAGGGTATTTACATAGCTGCAATGCTGAGGACAGTGAGAGAACGTAAGCTGTTGGTGAGTAGGCATAAGACCTCCTTCCACAACAGAAATAACAGATGCTGACAAGCAGTAAGCAGAGACCAAAGCCTACAAACCATATTATAGAAATGGCAAACAAGGGAACAGCTGTATATCCTACAGACtgcaataaataaaaaaatctaagaGATGGCTATTAGAAAAGTAATGGATGATGGAGAAGAAGCACAAGATATGAGGAAAAGAAGTAAAAAACTTGGATTTAAAGCCAAGAAAGCTGTTGAACAAGGTGGATCATCTTATCTTGATGCTGATATCTTGATTCAAGAACTCAAATCTCTCCGCCGAAATTGAGCGCGGATCAAATGAGAGGGATGCATATATCTCGTTCATGAGAGATGATTGGTGTTAGAAAAATAAACGTGTATAAATAACATCAATTGATTGGTGTGTTGTAAAATTTCTCAATCTTGTTATATTATTCAGCATAGTTCAATAAAATCTCTAACTTCatatttgatttcaataaaatcaaTACAGCAACTTGTATCCAAAAATTGAAGTCTTTCCTTTTTGTTGTTGATTTCTCAAAGTAAActcataaagaaaatgaaaggcACAGAACAGTCAATTTCTAGGCTTAATTAGGTCAATCAAAGCATTGAAATCAGAGTCAGAAGATCCATCCTTTTCAACTGCTTCTCTTGCCATCATCCCAAAATTTCTAGCTCTGCTTCTCATTTCCTCAGCATCTTCACCTTCCATTATTCCTCTGATAGCCTTCTCAATAGCTTCACTTTTGATATCATCTCCATGAAATTTAACCCAATGTTTGACTCCAACTTCAATCCCAATCTTCAAAACATGAGTAACAAATTTCTCATTATAGAATTGTTCAGCCGCAACAGGCCATGTTACCATTGGTTTCCCTGCTGTTATACCTTCTAGTGTCGAGTTCCATCCGCAATGAGTCACAAATCCCCCAATTGCCTCATGTTCAAGTATCAAAACTTGCGGCGCCCATCCTCTTATTATCAATCCCTTCCCTTCCATTCGCTCCTCCTCTTCCTCGCCTTCGCGTTCTTCCTTCTTTTCTCGCCTCACCACCCAAATGAACTGCTGCCCTGAAGCTTCAAGAGCTACTGCAATTTCCTTCAGCTGTGCTGCAGTGAAATTCGTTAGAGTTCCAAAACATATGTAGACAACAGAATCAGGTTTCTTCGAATAGAGCCATTTCAAGCATTCGTGTTCGTTGATCGATGCTTTGTTTCCACTCTGTGCTTTATCTTCAATAGCCCTGTTGCATAACGAAAGAGGGCCTATATGCCAAGCTCTTCTCCCCAATTCTTTCCTGTAAAAATCAGCGTAGTCCGATTCAAGCTCGTAAAAGCTGTTGACAATAACTCCAAAGCTCTTCAATTCGGATTCTTTCACCCCTTTCATCAACCTGGTAAGCGCGGTATCAGCCGGATCTTGCCTCAATATATCAGGAAGTTGGTTTCTTGTAAGCTTAATCTCCCCAGGAAGACTTGGAATGACAAAAGTTTCAGAATCTGATGAAACTTTCTTGTGTGGTTCATACAGCCTTATGCATTCCGCAGCACACATAGAAAAGAAGCTAATGCCATGAAACACAATCCTCGGAATCCCGAACTTAGAGGCAGCATCAGTAGCCCAAGGAAAGAACATGTCTGCAACTAAACAATCCGGGTGGCATTCTTGAAGTAACTTCTCAAGTTGTTCTTGAAGCATAGTTGTGGCAACTGCAAATTTATCTAGCATTTCCCTGCCATTTGAGACAACAAAATCCAAGTTTTCGCATCCTTCTGGCAATCCAGCCTCGGCGGAAGGGAACTTCAGGATTCGAATATCGATTTGGAAACCGAGATTCCTGCTTGTTTGGATTGATTTGGAGATGGAAGGTGCATTGAGAGGAGTGGTGATAATGGTTGTCTTTGCACCCCGAGATGCAAATAACTTGGCCATGTCTACAGTTGGTATGGTATGGCCATGAGccatgaaagggaagaaaaagatATGAAGTTGATTATCAAAACTACCCATTACAGTGAAGAAAATGCAGATGAAGAACCAGAGATTTCTtaggtttgtttgtttttctgaGACGCAGAGATGCAGATGAATctcttatattatatatacagACCATAAATGTGTGG includes:
- the LOC136226648 gene encoding scopoletin glucosyltransferase-like; translated protein: MGSFDNQLHIFFFPFMAHGHTIPTVDMAKLFASRGAKTTIITTPLNAPSISKSIQTSRNLGFQIDIRILKFPSAEAGLPEGCENLDFVVSNGREMLDKFAVATTMLQEQLEKLLQECHPDCLVADMFFPWATDAASKFGIPRIVFHGISFFSMCAAECIRLYEPHKKVSSDSETFVIPSLPGEIKLTRNQLPDILRQDPADTALTRLMKGVKESELKSFGVIVNSFYELESDYADFYRKELGRRAWHIGPLSLCNRAIEDKAQSGNKASINEHECLKWLYSKKPDSVVYICFGTLTNFTAAQLKEIAVALEASGQQFIWVVRREKKEEREGEEEEERMEGKGLIIRGWAPQVLILEHEAIGGFVTHCGWNSTLEGITAGKPMVTWPVAAEQFYNEKFVTHVLKIGIEVGVKHWVKFHGDDIKSEAIEKAIRGIMEGEDAEEMRSRARNFGMMAREAVEKDGSSDSDFNALIDLIKPRN